A genomic stretch from Leptotrichia sp. HSP-536 includes:
- a CDS encoding queuosine precursor transporter, with the protein MEFFRNFQFGVNELMWLGYLLLNFTAVILAYRFWGKAGLLSIVPLSIVIANIQVGKMMTLFGVDTTMGNIAFGGIYLASDILSENEGKKYARKVVSLGFASMLFTTFIMQIVLKIHVAPSDTMQGALSQVFGFMPRLAIASVTGFAASQAFDIWSYQAIRKLRPSFNDIWIRNNASTMLSQILDNIVFSFMAFLGVYSMKEIIVIIFSTYFLKVVIALLDTPFVYIATIWKNNGRVSEE; encoded by the coding sequence TTGGAATTTTTTAGAAATTTTCAGTTTGGAGTAAATGAATTAATGTGGCTGGGTTACTTGCTGCTGAATTTTACGGCGGTAATACTAGCTTATAGATTTTGGGGAAAGGCAGGACTGCTTTCAATTGTACCGCTTTCAATAGTTATTGCGAATATTCAGGTTGGGAAAATGATGACTTTGTTTGGTGTGGATACGACGATGGGAAATATTGCATTTGGTGGGATTTATCTGGCTTCAGATATACTTTCAGAAAATGAAGGGAAAAAGTATGCTAGAAAAGTCGTTTCACTTGGTTTTGCTTCAATGCTGTTCACAACATTTATTATGCAAATTGTCCTGAAGATACACGTGGCACCGTCTGATACTATGCAGGGAGCTTTGAGTCAAGTATTCGGATTTATGCCAAGACTGGCAATAGCGAGTGTAACTGGATTTGCAGCTTCACAAGCATTTGACATCTGGTCTTATCAGGCAATCAGAAAATTACGTCCAAGTTTTAATGATATATGGATTAGAAATAATGCAAGTACGATGCTAAGTCAAATACTTGACAATATAGTATTTTCATTTATGGCATTTTTAGGTGTTTATTCAATGAAAGAAATAATTGTAATTATATTTTCAACTTATTTCTTAAAAGTAGTAATTGCATTATTGGATACACCATTCGTGTATATTGCAACAATTTGGAAAAATAATGGCAGAGTAAGTGAAGAATAA
- a CDS encoding L,D-transpeptidase, protein MIKRTKLKKSKFFIAALTVLSIMSVNSFSASEKSSQKKNTEWKQITLEPDLDGDGIKDKIDVEYAEVGSNVYLKFTSYVFTEKAKFEKGKQVEKAITKSDFEEKFDNFVKGFIAEYPKKNGSSQSAVTEQPIETQDTNAEIPAPAVENKPEETSATINNKTDETDKKTVSQKKNTVNSEGNTENDKALDSLRESNMVKAQNTVLDNKNNDNLNNSAQNQNITSSYSYIKQYFGKRPENLTFNFGYDKHSPRDMDEFVFIKTATSIRKEPNSNAKVIKSATYSQKYKTTGIVKTNTGNKSDEWYEVFFDNQLGYIPKSAVEKREFDWNDMMEKVNRTNKFIKESIASNKKLYVLDNYVPLGGGKSGSHDKYGNRPNQSEYGYTDTSFKNHINIPDRTIMTVEKETDKYIQVRIEAYDNGIYYLKPSAKKYLKNTGITGEVTRFIYVDRASQNEMVIEKSGDGWNVVTSSFVTTGKDTGNSFATPYGTFLIAYSKPVMQYTGSDNKTVVGDARNAVRFSGGGYMHGIPSVFEPKNTRERRKAATAKKIGTYPESHKCIRHYDDQIKFIYDWLGNSSPGHSEGFRVPSVPTVMLVK, encoded by the coding sequence ATGATAAAAAGAACAAAATTAAAAAAATCAAAATTTTTTATTGCAGCGTTGACGGTACTTTCTATAATGTCTGTAAACAGTTTTTCTGCTTCAGAAAAATCTTCACAGAAAAAAAATACAGAATGGAAGCAAATTACATTGGAGCCTGATTTGGATGGAGATGGAATTAAAGATAAAATAGATGTGGAGTATGCAGAAGTTGGAAGTAACGTTTACTTAAAATTTACTTCGTATGTATTTACTGAAAAAGCTAAATTTGAAAAAGGAAAGCAAGTGGAAAAAGCAATAACTAAATCTGATTTTGAAGAAAAATTTGATAATTTTGTTAAAGGATTTATAGCAGAATATCCAAAGAAAAATGGAAGCTCGCAATCAGCTGTAACAGAACAGCCAATTGAAACTCAAGATACAAATGCAGAAATTCCAGCTCCGGCTGTAGAAAATAAACCTGAAGAAACATCAGCAACAATAAATAACAAGACTGACGAAACAGATAAAAAAACTGTTTCGCAAAAAAAAAATACAGTCAATTCTGAAGGGAATACGGAAAACGATAAAGCATTAGATAGTCTAAGAGAAAGTAATATGGTAAAAGCCCAAAATACAGTGTTGGATAATAAAAATAATGATAACTTAAATAATTCTGCTCAAAATCAAAATATAACTAGTTCATATTCTTATATCAAACAGTATTTTGGCAAAAGGCCAGAAAACCTTACTTTCAATTTTGGATACGATAAACATTCTCCAAGAGATATGGATGAATTTGTATTCATAAAAACTGCAACAAGCATAAGGAAAGAACCAAATTCTAATGCCAAAGTCATAAAATCGGCTACTTATTCACAAAAATACAAAACTACAGGAATCGTTAAAACAAATACGGGAAATAAATCAGATGAGTGGTATGAAGTATTTTTTGACAATCAGCTTGGCTATATTCCAAAATCAGCTGTAGAAAAAAGAGAATTTGACTGGAATGATATGATGGAAAAAGTTAATAGAACAAATAAGTTTATAAAGGAATCAATCGCTTCAAATAAAAAATTATATGTTTTGGATAATTATGTACCTCTCGGTGGAGGAAAATCAGGTAGCCATGATAAATATGGAAACCGACCAAATCAGAGTGAATACGGATATACTGACACAAGTTTCAAAAATCATATAAATATTCCAGATAGAACTATTATGACTGTGGAAAAAGAAACAGATAAATATATACAAGTAAGAATAGAAGCCTATGATAATGGAATTTATTATTTAAAACCTTCTGCCAAGAAATATTTAAAAAATACTGGGATAACGGGAGAAGTAACTAGATTCATTTATGTTGACAGAGCTAGCCAGAACGAAATGGTTATTGAAAAATCAGGAGACGGATGGAATGTTGTAACATCTTCATTTGTAACGACTGGAAAAGATACAGGAAATTCATTTGCTACACCATATGGAACTTTCTTAATTGCTTACTCTAAGCCTGTAATGCAATATACAGGTTCAGACAATAAGACAGTTGTAGGAGATGCAAGAAATGCAGTAAGGTTTAGCGGTGGAGGCTATATGCATGGTATACCGTCAGTTTTTGAACCCAAAAATACAAGAGAACGGAGAAAAGCTGCAACAGCTAAAAAAATTGGGACTTATCCAGAATCGCACAAATGTATAAGACACTATGATGACCAGATTAAATTTATCTATGACTGGTTAGGAAATTCGAGTCCAGGACATTCAGAAGGATTTAGAGTACCTAGTGTTCCTACAGTTATGCTAGTTAAATAA
- a CDS encoding MalY/PatB family protein gives MSKKYDFETILSRKGQGSYKWEQMYEVLPELEDDIVPFSVADMELKIAPEITEGLKKYIDEAVLGYSGTYPKYYEAVIGWMERRHGFKVEKDWILCTPGVVSAIYVAIKAFAKENEGVITFTPVYYPFYSAITSNKRKLVDCGLVESKNENGEAKYSIDFEKFEEFAKDENNKVLLLCSPHNPLGIVWSKEDLEKIGKIAVENDLTVISDEIHFDIVMDGHKHTVFQTLSEELAEITITCTAPTKSFNLAGAEISNIIIKNEKLRKKFKAEMEKMSMHVFATLSYKACELAYTEAEEWLDEFLLLIDKNQKLVNKFFEERFVDLKAPLIQGTYLQWLNFRSLGLKNKELKEFMNKKAKIFFSEGYTFGKAGDGFERLNLAVPTEYLEKMLERLYEVLKIEFPKFCKNK, from the coding sequence ATGTCAAAAAAATATGATTTTGAAACAATCCTAAGTAGAAAAGGGCAAGGTTCGTATAAATGGGAACAGATGTATGAAGTGCTTCCAGAGCTGGAAGACGATATTGTTCCATTTTCTGTGGCGGATATGGAGTTAAAGATTGCTCCTGAGATAACGGAAGGGTTAAAAAAGTATATTGATGAGGCGGTTCTGGGGTATTCGGGAACTTATCCGAAATATTATGAGGCTGTTATAGGATGGATGGAGAGAAGGCACGGTTTTAAGGTGGAAAAAGACTGGATTTTGTGTACTCCTGGCGTGGTTTCAGCTATATATGTTGCGATTAAGGCTTTTGCGAAGGAGAATGAAGGGGTAATTACGTTTACGCCTGTTTATTATCCGTTTTATAGTGCGATTACTTCAAATAAGAGAAAATTGGTGGATTGCGGTTTAGTTGAGAGTAAAAATGAGAATGGGGAAGCCAAGTATTCTATTGATTTTGAGAAGTTTGAGGAATTTGCAAAGGATGAAAATAATAAGGTGTTGCTTTTGTGCAGTCCTCATAATCCGCTTGGAATTGTGTGGAGCAAGGAAGATTTGGAAAAGATTGGGAAAATTGCGGTTGAGAATGATTTGACTGTGATTTCTGATGAGATTCATTTTGATATTGTGATGGATGGGCATAAACATACGGTTTTTCAGACTTTATCAGAGGAACTTGCTGAAATTACAATAACGTGTACTGCCCCTACAAAGAGTTTCAATCTAGCTGGAGCAGAAATCTCAAATATAATTATCAAAAATGAGAAACTACGTAAAAAATTTAAGGCTGAGATGGAAAAAATGTCAATGCATGTTTTTGCAACATTATCATATAAGGCATGTGAACTGGCTTATACAGAAGCAGAAGAATGGTTGGATGAATTTTTGCTGTTAATTGATAAAAATCAGAAATTGGTAAATAAATTTTTTGAAGAAAGATTTGTAGATTTGAAGGCACCGTTAATTCAAGGAACTTATTTGCAGTGGCTGAATTTTCGGTCATTGGGGCTTAAAAACAAAGAATTGAAGGAATTTATGAATAAAAAGGCTAAAATATTTTTTAGTGAAGGGTATACGTTTGGGAAGGCTGGAGATGGGTTTGAGAGGCTGAATTTGGCAGTTCCGACAGAATATTTAGAAAAAATGCTGGAAAGGCTTTATGAAGTGTTAAAAATTGAATTTCCTAAATTTTGCAAGAATAAGTGA
- a CDS encoding L,D-transpeptidase produces the protein MKTRNLKKIEIGLLALINAVIGFNVNAASNGRIDLPKEYSESIAVEGQEKDVFDYDFNNDGINEKVVINYNAVDNLLNAVVSIYTNQGDKDVLTYQVTFDKKFNVMEIQAMQNMLDKVKEYYPEYSKNIQPNETRYITIYGDNRNTDISFDKVKFDNHSPKDLNNFLFIKKSSAMLDAPNGNAVASLGFSEKPLILFDMVSDVSNSQTKWYYTEFTKRNDTNMARKVKKDKDGKTVVENSTPVRGFIAGSEDNVSRRGFYWDKMVKRMELINRFITETISSGKDLYIITEYKPLSHDKPSEKDKFGNKNNQSIIGYTNSKREGEKINIPDQTVFRVIGEENKMLKIETPFYGGPYYIDKVEGTYQKAENIKGEVNKFIAIDPSSQTEAIFQRDPKTGKYDVVTYSFVTTGKDGYGSYETPHGAFQVAFTRPYMTFTRRARGGDRTIAGRSDLAIAGSARYAVRISGGGYMHGIPVGLNFKGSTLNTGIASKIGTYKDSHKCVRHFDDQIEFIVGWVNADSKIKDKDNTIPEEPVIALVL, from the coding sequence ATGAAAACAAGAAATTTGAAAAAAATAGAGATTGGGTTATTGGCATTAATTAATGCAGTTATAGGATTTAATGTAAATGCAGCTAGCAATGGAAGAATAGATCTGCCTAAAGAATATTCAGAAAGTATTGCAGTAGAAGGTCAAGAAAAAGATGTATTTGACTATGATTTTAATAATGATGGAATAAATGAAAAAGTTGTTATAAATTACAACGCAGTAGACAATTTACTTAATGCAGTTGTTTCCATTTATACAAATCAAGGTGATAAGGACGTTTTAACCTATCAAGTAACTTTTGACAAGAAATTTAACGTTATGGAAATTCAGGCAATGCAAAATATGCTTGATAAAGTAAAAGAATATTATCCTGAATATTCTAAGAACATTCAGCCAAATGAAACTAGATATATTACAATTTATGGTGATAACAGAAATACTGACATTTCATTTGATAAAGTAAAATTTGACAATCATTCTCCAAAAGATTTGAACAATTTTTTATTTATCAAAAAATCATCAGCTATGCTCGATGCTCCAAATGGAAATGCGGTAGCCAGCCTAGGATTCAGTGAAAAACCGTTAATATTATTTGACATGGTATCTGATGTATCAAATTCTCAGACAAAATGGTATTATACAGAATTTACTAAAAGAAACGATACTAACATGGCAAGAAAAGTTAAAAAGGATAAAGATGGTAAAACAGTTGTAGAAAATTCTACACCTGTTAGAGGATTTATCGCAGGAAGTGAAGACAATGTTAGCAGAAGAGGGTTCTATTGGGATAAGATGGTTAAAAGAATGGAACTTATAAATAGATTTATTACTGAAACAATAAGCTCTGGAAAAGATTTGTATATTATTACAGAATATAAACCTTTATCGCATGATAAACCAAGTGAAAAGGATAAATTTGGAAATAAAAATAATCAAAGCATTATTGGATATACAAATTCAAAACGGGAAGGAGAAAAAATAAATATTCCTGACCAGACTGTATTCAGGGTAATTGGCGAAGAAAATAAAATGCTAAAAATTGAAACACCATTTTATGGAGGACCTTATTACATCGATAAAGTTGAAGGTACTTATCAAAAAGCAGAAAATATAAAAGGTGAAGTAAATAAATTTATAGCAATTGACCCAAGTAGCCAGACTGAAGCAATTTTCCAAAGAGATCCTAAAACTGGGAAATATGATGTTGTAACATATTCATTTGTAACCACAGGAAAAGATGGATACGGTTCATATGAAACACCGCACGGAGCATTTCAAGTGGCATTTACAAGACCATATATGACCTTTACAAGAAGAGCAAGAGGAGGAGACAGAACAATTGCTGGAAGATCTGATCTGGCAATTGCAGGAAGTGCCAGATATGCAGTAAGAATCAGCGGTGGAGGTTATATGCACGGAATTCCTGTAGGACTTAACTTCAAAGGATCTACACTAAATACGGGAATTGCAAGTAAAATTGGAACATACAAAGATTCTCATAAATGTGTAAGACATTTTGATGATCAAATTGAATTTATCGTTGGATGGGTAAATGCAGACAGTAAAATTAAGGATAAAGATAACACAATACCTGAAGAACCTGTAATAGCATTAGTTTTATAA